The Drosophila nasuta strain 15112-1781.00 chromosome 2R, ASM2355853v1, whole genome shotgun sequence genome segment ATCTACGGGTGAGTTGAGGAATACTATACAATTTCCatactaaatatttcataagCACACGCAATCATTTAACTCTTGATTAATCAACTGTCAACTAGGTTTTACGATGAATGCAAGCGACGTTACACCATCAAGCTATGGAAAACTTTTACGGATTGCTTCAACTGTTTGCCCGTTGCAGCAATTGTAGATGAGAAGATCTTTTGCTGTCACGGCGGCCTGAGTCCTGATTTGTCGTCCATGGAGCAAATACGTCGCATTATGCGGCCAACGGATGTACCAGATCAGGGCCTGTTATGCGATCTCTTGTGGTCCGATCCCGACAAGGATACCATGGGCTGGGGTGAAAATGATCGCGGTGTTAGCTTCACATTTGGAGCAGAGGTAAATTGTTGTAAtactaatttattattgagtATGCTAAcaatgtttcttttttggtgCTCTTTAGGTTGTGGGCAAATTTCTACAGAAGCACGAATTCGACCTCATTTGTCGGGCTCATCAGGTTGTTGAAGATGGTTACGAATTCTTTGCCAAACGGCAGCTGGTCACACTCTTCTCAGCACCTAATTACTGTGGCGAATTTGACAATGCGGGTGAGTGATCACTCACTGATCAGTGTGAGAGGGGGGAGATCAGGTCCATTGGACTTTAGACAGCGGCGTTGTGGGTGttatctttgtttttgtttgcaaataaCCTATACTATACAGATAACTGAGATTAGCTGTGATTTTGGAGATAACCTTCGCCAGCTGAAATAGGAAAAACTATAACATCTATTGTATACTCTATATGTACATTCTAATTCTATTGAATATTGtgcaaaaatggaaaatttcaatagaccatacatttataaataggTTTTGAGTTTCCATATTCATGATTCATGCCTAAtcgttgtttatttattgcaggTGCCATGATGTCGGTTGACGAAACATTAATGTGCTCCTTTCAGATATTGAAACCCGCCGATAAACGACGATTTGTTTATCCAAACTTTGGCAGCTCAGGGCGTCCCCTAACACCGCCCCGCGGCGCTaacaataagaataagaaaaaataagcaacaacaataatttacaacagcagtagcaacaacaacagtaacaagaAACGGCCACACAAAAATGAATACCAATTAAATGcgcaaattgtttgttttttatcgAATATGTGTAATCGAATCGTGAGCAACGTTAGAAGGGTATAGAAATTCATACAAATTAGcctatttttcattttggaaaacaaaaaaaaaaggagaaattacaacacacatacacacacactctcacaaaTTGAGACACTTTAGTTCAAACTAATTGTAGTGTTAAACACTGCATAAG includes the following:
- the LOC132785441 gene encoding serine/threonine-protein phosphatase alpha-1 isoform, which produces MSDIMNIDSIISRLLEVRGARPGKNVQLSEGEIRSLCLKSREIFLSQPILLELEAPLKICGDIHGQYYDLLRLFEYGGFPPESNYLFLGDYVDRGKQSLETICLLLAYKIKYSENFFLLRGNHECASINRIYGFYDECKRRYTIKLWKTFTDCFNCLPVAAIVDEKIFCCHGGLSPDLSSMEQIRRIMRPTDVPDQGLLCDLLWSDPDKDTMGWGENDRGVSFTFGAEVVGKFLQKHEFDLICRAHQVVEDGYEFFAKRQLVTLFSAPNYCGEFDNAGAMMSVDETLMCSFQILKPADKRRFVYPNFGSSGRPLTPPRGANNKNKKK